The stretch of DNA ATTAACAGAAATAACAGGCTGAGAAAGCTCCTTGAACTCGGCGCTCCTGACATAATAGTTAGAAATGAAAAGAGGATGTTGCAGGAATCCGTTGACGCGCTTTTGGAAAATGGAAGAAGGGGAAGACCCGTTCTGGGCCACAACCACAGGCCTCTTAAGAGTCTGAGCGACATAATCAAAGGCAAGCAAGGCAGATTCAGGCAGAACCTTCTTGGAAAAAGAGTCGATTACTCGGGCCGATCGGTTATCACCGTGGGCCCGGACCTGCGTCTTCACCAGTGCGGAATTCCCAAACAGATGGCGCTTGAGCTTTTCAGGCCCTTTATCTACCAGAAGCTCGAGAGGTGGGGCGAAGCGGCAACGATAAAGATAGCGAAAAAACTGCTTGACAGTGAAGCCCCGGTGGTCTGGGATGCTCTTGACGAAGTTATCAAGGAGCACCCTGTGCTTCTTAACAGAGCCCCGACTCTCCATCGTCTTAGCATACAGGCTTTCGAGCCGGTGCTTATTGAAGACAAGGCCATACAGCTTCATCCCCTTGTGTGCCCGGCTTACAACGCTGACTTTGACGGTGACCAGATGGCGGTCCACGTTCCGCTTTCAATTGAAGCGCAGACTGAATGCCGCTCGCTTGTCATGTCAACTAACAATATTCTTTCCCCTGCGCATGGAAAGCCGATAATACTTCCCACTCAGGATATAGTTCTCGGGCTTTACTATCTGACAAGGGATGCCGCGTCGGACAAAAGTGCTGATTCAGGGAATGTTCTCTCGGTGCGCGAGGTAGTTTTTGCCTATGAGCTGGGCAAAATTGGCTTGCATGATAGCGTAACCGTCAGGATTGAAGGGCAGAACCATCCCACGACCGTCGGAAGAATTCTAATGTACGAGGTCGTTCCCGAAGGCGTTCCCTTTGACCTTATTAACAAGCCGATGACAAAAAGAGCCATAGAAGCTCTTGTCGATGAGTGCTTCAGGAAAACCGGCGGCAAAAGCACGGTCTTGCTGGCTGACAGCCTGAGAACTCTCGGATTTAAGTATTCAACTAAGTCCGGTGCTTCCATTTCGATTACGGACATGATTATTCCCGAATCGAAAAAAGACCTTCTGGAGAATGCCAGGGATGAAGTCTTGAAGGTTCAGAACCAGTATTCCCAGGGACTGATAACCGACGGGGAGAGATACAACAAGGTGATAGATATCTGGGCGAAAACAAGTGACGAAGTTGCCCAGGCGATGATGAGAAAAATCTCTTCCGAGGAAATAAAGACCGGCAAAAAGACCAGTATAACCGGGCCGAGTTCCAACCCCATATACATGATGATTGATTCGGGTGCGAGAGGAAGCCAGACCCAGGTAAGGCAGCTTGCGGGCATGAGAGGACTTATGGCGAAGCCGTCGGGGGAGATCATAGAGACCCCCATTACCTCCAATTTCCGCGAAGGTCTGTCGGTGCTTCAGTATTTTATTTCTACCCACGGCGCGAGGAAGGGACTTGCGGATACGGCGCTTAAAACGGCAAATGCGGGTTACTTGACGCGAAGGCTGATCGATGCCGCTCAGGACGTAATGATTACTGAACTTGACTGCGGCACTATAGAGGGAATCAAGGTCAGCGATCTGGTTGAAGGCGGGGAGATAATCGAGAAAGTGGGAGAGAGGGTGCTGGGAAGAGTAACGCTTGAAGATATAGAAGATCCCAAGACCGGAGAGACTATCATTGAGGCAAATGAGGAAGTTGACGAGACCACGGTTAAGGAAATAGACGAAGCGGGCATAGGCGAGGTGAGTATCCGTTCCGTTCTTACCTGTGAGACCAGAACCGGCGTCTGCAGGCTTTGCTACGGAAGGAATCTTTCCACAGGAAAGCTCGTGAATATGGGGGAAGCCATAGGTATTGTCGCGGCCCAGTCAATCGGGGAACCCGGCACTCAGCTTACCATGAGAACTTTTCATATAGGTGGTGCTGCGAGCCAGAGAGCGGCTGAGAGCACTCTTGAGAGCCAGCACGAGGGAATAGTGAGGTTTAAAAACATAAAGGCCGTGAAGGGGCGTGACAACAAACTGGTGGTTACCAGCAGAAGCGGCGTGCTCTCAATTGAGGATAGCAAGGGGTATGAAAGGGAGAAATGTCCCGTTGTTCTTGGAGCCAGGCTTAATGTGAAGGAAGGAGACAAGGTAAAAAAGGGGAAGATGCTTGCGGAATGGGACCCCTACACGAACCCGATAATCTCGGAGGTTCCGGGTGTCGTAAGGTTCAGGGACCTTGAAGCCGGAGCCACTTATAAGGAGCAGGTGGATGAAGTCACGGGTGTTTTCAAAAGGGTCGTAGTTGAGACTAAGAACCTGGAGATGCATCCCACGCTTGATGTCGAAGTAAGAACCGAAGATTTGAACTCCGAAGAAAAAGATTCTGTAAAGGAGAAGAAAATCCCTTATTCGCTTCCCGTTGGCGCCATAATAGAGGTTGGTGACAAGGATGATATAGAGGCGGGAGACGTGCTTGCGAAGATTCCGAGAGCGACATCGAAAACAAAGGACATTACCGGAGGACTTCCAAGAGTTGCCGAGCTTTTTGAAGCCAGAATACCCAAAGATCCTGCGGTTGTGAGCGAAATCGACGGACTCATTTCCTACGGAAAAGATGTAAAGGGAAAAAAGAGGGTTGTAGTCACTCCGGAAATGGGGGAACCAAAAGAGTATACGGTGCCCAGGGGAAAACATATATTGGTCAGGGAAGGGGAGTTCGTATCTTCGGGCGACCAGCTTGTTGACGGTGCGGTTAACCCTCACGACATTCTGAATATCATGGGGGAAAAAGCCCTTGCCAATTATATGGTTAACGAAATTCAGGAGGTCTACAGACTCCAGGGCGTGAAGATCAACGACAAGCATATAGAGGTTATAGTCAAGCAGATGCTCAAAAGGGTGAAGATAAAAGATCCCGGCGACACCACGATGCTTGTCGGCGAGGCTATAGAGAAAACCGTATTCTTCGAGGAAAACGAGAAAATCGTTCAGGAAGGCGGAACCCCTGCAGCGGCCGAACCGCTTCTTCTGGGTATAACCCGCGCCTCGCTGAGTACGCGCAGCTGGCTTTCCGCGGCCTCTTTTCAGGAAACCACAAGGGTTCTTACCGAGGCTTCCTGCGAGGGCAGAGAAGACGACCTCAGGGGACTCAAGGAAAACGTCATAGTGGGCAGGTTGATTCCGGCTGGCACCGGCCTCCCCATGTACAGGGACATAAATATAGAGACCGAAGCACCCGAAATACCGGTACCCGTACCGGAAATCGAAGAAAAGAGCGAAGATGTTGTGCTAGAAGGCTGATATTTCCTCTGCGGTCTGTTTCTTTCTTTCGATCAGCCATGGAAAAAAGCTACAACCCTGCCAAGGTTGAACAGAGAACTTATGATTTCTGGGTTTCCTCAGGACTTCACAAGTCCGAGATAACGGACTCGGCAAAAGTTTTCTCGATTGTCATTCCTCCTCCCAACGTAACGGGATCTCTCCACATAGGCCACGCCCTTAACAACACCATTCAGGACATTCTGGTCAGGTACAGGAGAATGAAGGGTTTTGACGTTCTCTGGGTTCCGGGAACGGACCACGCCGGTATTGCGACTCAGATGATGGTTGAAAAAGAGCTTGCTTCCGAAGGACTCACGAAAAGCGATCTGGGCAGGGAGAAATTTCTTGAACGGATCTGGCAGTGGAAAGAGAATTCAGGCAGTCGCATTACCGAGCAGCTCAAAAGGCTCGGAGCGCTTCCCGACTGGGAAATGGAGCGGTTTACCCTTGATGAAGGCCTTTCGGAGGCGGTCAGAAAAGTTTTTGTTGACCTTTACTCCGAGGGACTTATCTACAGGGACAAGAGGCTTGTTAACTGGGATCCCGAGCTTCGTACCGCCATATCGGATCTGGAGGTGGAGCAGAGAGAAACCCAGGGAAACTACTGGTATATCAGGTATCCGATAGAAGGGGACGAAGGCCTGTTCCTTACTGTAGCTACAACACGCCCCGAGACCATGCTTGGAGACACCGCAGTTGCAGTTCATCCGGATGACCCGAGATACACCGATCTAGTCGGCAAAAATGCGATTTTGCCTCTTGTGGGAAGGAAGATTCCCGTAATAGCGGATGAGTACAGCGATCCCGAGAAGGGTACGGGAGCCGTGAAGATAACTCCGGCGCATGATTTTAACGACTTCGAGGTCGGAAAACGAAATGGTCTCGATATCGTAAACATTCTTGACGAGCAAGGATATGTAAAAGGTGACGTTCCCGACAAATACGAAGGACTTGAGAGGTTTGAAGCAAGAAAAGCGGTAGTCAGGGACCTTGAGGAAGGGGGTTTTCTGGTAAAGGTTGAGCAAACCGCTCATACGGTTCCTTACGGTGACCGTTCGGGGGCGGTCGTGGAACCCTGGCTGACTGACCAGTGGTACGTAAATGCCGAGGAGCTTGCCGTTCAAGCCATTTCGTGTGTGGAACGGGGCGAGATACGGTTTCATCCCGGGTTTTGGGAAAACACTTATTTTGAATGGATGAGAAATATAGAGCCCTGGTGTATTTCAAGACAGCTGTGGTGGGGACACCGAATACCCGCATGGTACGGTCCTGACGGAGAGATCTTCGTCGGCATGAATGAGAACGAAGTCGCCGCCTCTGCGAAGAAGCATTATGGTGAGGAAGTCAAACTTGTTAGGGATCCGGATGTACTGGATACGTGGTTTTCTT from Candidatus Dadabacteria bacterium encodes:
- the rpoC gene encoding DNA-directed RNA polymerase subunit beta', giving the protein MDIDTLFEKPKNPSDYSTIKISIASPEKIRSWSNGEIKKPETINYRTFKPERNGLFCAKIFGPVKDYECTCGKYKRLKHRGVTCEKCGVEVISSKVRRERMGHIELASPVAHIWLLRSIPSRIGMLLDMTLKDLERVLYFEAYIVMDPGVSDLKFAQVVTEDEYRDKREQFGSEFVVGMGAESVREMLKTIDLNELSQDLRVSMRETRSPIKKARIAKRLRICEAFRKSKNRPEWMILTTIPVLPPDLRPLVPLDGGRFAASDLNDLYRRVINRNNRLRKLLELGAPDIIVRNEKRMLQESVDALLENGRRGRPVLGHNHRPLKSLSDIIKGKQGRFRQNLLGKRVDYSGRSVITVGPDLRLHQCGIPKQMALELFRPFIYQKLERWGEAATIKIAKKLLDSEAPVVWDALDEVIKEHPVLLNRAPTLHRLSIQAFEPVLIEDKAIQLHPLVCPAYNADFDGDQMAVHVPLSIEAQTECRSLVMSTNNILSPAHGKPIILPTQDIVLGLYYLTRDAASDKSADSGNVLSVREVVFAYELGKIGLHDSVTVRIEGQNHPTTVGRILMYEVVPEGVPFDLINKPMTKRAIEALVDECFRKTGGKSTVLLADSLRTLGFKYSTKSGASISITDMIIPESKKDLLENARDEVLKVQNQYSQGLITDGERYNKVIDIWAKTSDEVAQAMMRKISSEEIKTGKKTSITGPSSNPIYMMIDSGARGSQTQVRQLAGMRGLMAKPSGEIIETPITSNFREGLSVLQYFISTHGARKGLADTALKTANAGYLTRRLIDAAQDVMITELDCGTIEGIKVSDLVEGGEIIEKVGERVLGRVTLEDIEDPKTGETIIEANEEVDETTVKEIDEAGIGEVSIRSVLTCETRTGVCRLCYGRNLSTGKLVNMGEAIGIVAAQSIGEPGTQLTMRTFHIGGAASQRAAESTLESQHEGIVRFKNIKAVKGRDNKLVVTSRSGVLSIEDSKGYEREKCPVVLGARLNVKEGDKVKKGKMLAEWDPYTNPIISEVPGVVRFRDLEAGATYKEQVDEVTGVFKRVVVETKNLEMHPTLDVEVRTEDLNSEEKDSVKEKKIPYSLPVGAIIEVGDKDDIEAGDVLAKIPRATSKTKDITGGLPRVAELFEARIPKDPAVVSEIDGLISYGKDVKGKKRVVVTPEMGEPKEYTVPRGKHILVREGEFVSSGDQLVDGAVNPHDILNIMGEKALANYMVNEIQEVYRLQGVKINDKHIEVIVKQMLKRVKIKDPGDTTMLVGEAIEKTVFFEENEKIVQEGGTPAAAEPLLLGITRASLSTRSWLSAASFQETTRVLTEASCEGREDDLRGLKENVIVGRLIPAGTGLPMYRDINIETEAPEIPVPVPEIEEKSEDVVLEG
- a CDS encoding valine--tRNA ligase; this translates as MEKSYNPAKVEQRTYDFWVSSGLHKSEITDSAKVFSIVIPPPNVTGSLHIGHALNNTIQDILVRYRRMKGFDVLWVPGTDHAGIATQMMVEKELASEGLTKSDLGREKFLERIWQWKENSGSRITEQLKRLGALPDWEMERFTLDEGLSEAVRKVFVDLYSEGLIYRDKRLVNWDPELRTAISDLEVEQRETQGNYWYIRYPIEGDEGLFLTVATTRPETMLGDTAVAVHPDDPRYTDLVGKNAILPLVGRKIPVIADEYSDPEKGTGAVKITPAHDFNDFEVGKRNGLDIVNILDEQGYVKGDVPDKYEGLERFEARKAVVRDLEEGGFLVKVEQTAHTVPYGDRSGAVVEPWLTDQWYVNAEELAVQAISCVERGEIRFHPGFWENTYFEWMRNIEPWCISRQLWWGHRIPAWYGPDGEIFVGMNENEVAASAKKHYGEEVKLVRDPDVLDTWFSSGLWPFSTLGWPQDTEALGHYYPTSCLVTGFDIIFFWVARMIMLGLKFMGDVPFRDVYVHGLIRDAKGRKMSKTTGNVIDPIDVIEKYGADALRFSLAALAAQGRDIKLTFPVIEGYRNFMNKIWNATRFVFMNLEPEIIYDSDIDTDSLSVPDRWILTRLNITLGEVEEFIENYEFDKASQALYHFIWDDYCDWYLEISKFSLYGEDSESKKTTLNVLVRVLLRSLRALHPFAPYITEEIFGIFRERGISLHEEEGLDSRSILDARYPTPRENEMFKEESDQIELIKSIVTGIRNLRAIVGVHPSDKVSIHLNSESGETENVLRENLEVILGMASLSDCVVCGGDFQGKAISEVVSGVEIVMPVENLLDLEKEISRLSKDLEKVSQELKKTEGKLANSDFIKRAPEDVVEKERGKLDEFQSHKKKLEEILGKLSAV